Proteins encoded together in one Thermostichus vulcanus str. 'Rupite' window:
- a CDS encoding isoprenyl transferase, translating into MTLSPAHLLQLPADLDRQLLPHHVAVVMDGNGRWAQKRGLPRSLGHRQGVLALKELLRCCDDWGIPALTAYAFSTENWGRAHEEVDFLMTLFEQVLWQELEEMVQQGVRIQFAGQLSALPTSLQDTILHAVESTRQNQGICLTVALNYGGRQEILQACRSIATLVQQGLLHPDQIDEALFSQFLYTTGLSDPDLLIRTSGEMRISNFLLWQMAYTEQYFTPILWPDFDRAAFHEALLSYQSRQRRFGK; encoded by the coding sequence ATGACCCTTTCTCCAGCCCATCTTCTACAGTTGCCCGCCGATCTGGATCGTCAGTTGTTACCCCACCATGTGGCGGTGGTCATGGATGGCAACGGTCGTTGGGCACAAAAGCGAGGATTACCCCGTAGCCTTGGACATCGACAGGGGGTCTTGGCCCTGAAGGAGTTGCTGCGCTGCTGCGATGATTGGGGGATCCCGGCCCTGACCGCCTATGCTTTTTCCACCGAAAACTGGGGCCGTGCCCATGAAGAGGTGGATTTTCTCATGACTCTATTCGAGCAGGTGCTCTGGCAAGAATTGGAGGAAATGGTGCAGCAGGGGGTGCGCATTCAGTTTGCCGGTCAACTGTCGGCATTACCCACTTCATTGCAAGACACCATTTTGCACGCCGTGGAGAGCACCCGCCAAAACCAGGGGATTTGTCTGACGGTGGCCCTCAACTACGGCGGTAGACAGGAGATCCTACAAGCCTGCCGTTCTATTGCCACCTTGGTGCAGCAGGGGCTTTTGCACCCGGATCAGATCGATGAGGCTTTGTTTTCCCAGTTTCTGTACACCACTGGCCTATCGGATCCCGATCTGTTGATTCGTACCAGCGGCGAAATGCGGATTAGCAACTTTCTCCTCTGGCAGATGGCCTATACCGAGCAGTATTTCACCCCGATTCTATGGCCAGATTTTGACCGGGCCGCTTTTCACGAGGCATTGCTCAGCTATCAGTCTCGGCAGCGGCGGTTTGGCAAGTAG
- a CDS encoding dynamin family protein, giving the protein MHPSQVLQTSRELLFQLGNAVKGIPNEYQDTIGDPLILEKLEKFRVDYEEAVARLENPSFRIATIGTTSSGKSTIVNALIGRQIAPIEAQEMSAGILRVKHSEETKLVIHETEGSTWETGMWEGLSDQEIYSKVEHVMGAYHQERKKKKNNVEAMVPEVDVYCPILPVRDPSLLNLPKEVGVEIYDLPGLKSIQDRSNLRVIQEQVSKCFSIVSLDYTQVDDQHRASLLKELKNVVEYLGGRTDQILFLLNRVDLRTQQDKPLEERIEELQREIQNVLELPDQPHVVPLSALMLFYAQCAWGANSFQSSDVDPGVRKRMLDSLFKDCAKLIKTSTSGDRILRSWLHDLEQDIEEGLDISDEDVKKVLMYALDWSGGGTLWNALRERVRSAFPAAVITPALFQVVNTAKDFVASMDIVIEARRIETIEEVDRQQRYIQQRQESCKAEAEKLVAKFVDDISDLEEQISKSDGSPEDNLKIEKKAKEKGWTGFPAFSDFLEDRAKDLTLQVILPIRGALRGEIGIYELEDSLSKVVPGHLANRVARCCDLAIRVFSDFERGADNFTIRIETEASDGQKHKKIENAEFVTRALYQSVRQALTCRAEFLLQAKAKTFVSFGNSLISQLVEGLINIYKDSPDSLSISQAIVNDIKVYTESHPLTLPEDEVFVFPDPLTVEEETEPIKTKKNQTKILLGRGRL; this is encoded by the coding sequence ATGCATCCCTCACAGGTCTTACAAACAAGCCGCGAGCTGCTTTTTCAGCTGGGTAACGCTGTCAAGGGGATCCCCAACGAGTATCAAGACACGATTGGGGATCCACTCATCCTAGAGAAATTGGAAAAATTCCGCGTTGATTACGAGGAGGCCGTCGCTCGCCTAGAGAACCCTTCCTTCCGCATTGCCACCATCGGTACTACTTCGTCCGGCAAGTCCACCATTGTCAATGCCCTGATCGGCAGGCAGATAGCCCCAATCGAAGCTCAAGAGATGAGTGCCGGGATCCTGCGCGTTAAGCACAGCGAGGAAACCAAGCTGGTGATCCACGAAACCGAGGGATCCACATGGGAAACCGGAATGTGGGAGGGTCTGAGTGACCAGGAGATATACAGCAAGGTAGAGCATGTCATGGGTGCTTACCATCAAGAGCGCAAAAAGAAGAAAAATAATGTTGAAGCAATGGTGCCAGAAGTAGATGTTTATTGCCCGATTCTGCCAGTCAGGGATCCATCTTTGCTGAATTTGCCGAAGGAGGTGGGTGTCGAGATTTATGATTTGCCGGGATTAAAATCAATTCAGGACAGGAGTAACCTACGGGTTATCCAAGAGCAAGTAAGCAAATGTTTTAGTATTGTTTCTCTGGATTACACTCAAGTCGATGATCAGCATCGAGCTTCTCTGTTAAAAGAACTCAAAAATGTAGTGGAGTATTTAGGGGGCCGAACCGACCAAATCCTCTTTTTGCTCAACAGGGTGGACTTGCGAACTCAGCAGGATAAGCCTCTGGAGGAGCGTATCGAAGAATTGCAGCGCGAGATCCAAAATGTCCTAGAGCTTCCTGATCAGCCCCATGTTGTTCCGCTGAGCGCTCTGATGCTTTTCTACGCTCAGTGTGCATGGGGAGCCAATTCATTTCAATCTTCAGATGTAGATCCCGGTGTCCGAAAACGGATGCTTGACTCTCTTTTTAAGGACTGTGCCAAGTTAATCAAAACTTCCACGAGTGGGGATAGAATCCTGAGAAGCTGGCTACATGATTTAGAGCAAGATATTGAGGAAGGCCTAGATATCAGTGATGAGGATGTCAAGAAAGTTCTAATGTATGCATTAGATTGGAGTGGCGGAGGAACACTATGGAATGCCTTACGAGAAAGGGTTAGATCTGCCTTCCCAGCAGCCGTAATAACACCGGCATTATTTCAAGTAGTCAACACAGCCAAAGATTTTGTTGCCTCGATGGATATTGTAATAGAAGCAAGACGGATTGAGACCATTGAAGAGGTGGACAGGCAGCAGCGCTATATTCAGCAAAGACAAGAGAGCTGTAAAGCAGAGGCAGAAAAGCTTGTTGCAAAATTTGTTGATGACATCTCAGATCTAGAAGAACAAATTTCCAAAAGTGATGGAAGTCCTGAGGATAACTTAAAGATCGAAAAGAAGGCGAAAGAAAAAGGATGGACAGGGTTTCCAGCCTTCTCTGATTTCCTAGAGGATCGGGCAAAGGATCTTACACTGCAGGTCATTCTACCTATTCGTGGAGCACTCAGGGGAGAGATTGGGATTTACGAACTGGAAGATTCTCTCTCAAAGGTTGTACCTGGGCATTTGGCAAATCGTGTGGCTAGATGCTGCGATCTGGCCATCAGAGTTTTTAGTGATTTTGAGCGAGGCGCAGATAACTTTACAATCCGGATCGAGACTGAGGCGTCTGATGGCCAAAAGCACAAAAAAATAGAGAATGCTGAATTTGTAACTCGGGCCTTGTATCAATCAGTCAGGCAAGCGCTCACATGCAGGGCTGAATTTCTACTGCAAGCCAAGGCGAAAACCTTTGTGTCGTTTGGCAACTCCTTGATCTCACAGCTCGTTGAAGGCCTAATTAACATTTATAAAGACTCCCCAGATTCTTTATCTATTAGCCAAGCGATTGTTAATGACATTAAGGTTTACACTGAGAGCCACCCTTTGACTCTCCCAGAAGATGAGGTTTTTGTTTTCCCAGATCCTCTAACTGTGGAGGAAGAAACAGAACCCATAAAGACAAAAAAAAACCAAACGAAGATCCTGCTGGGGAGGGGTCGACTATAA
- a CDS encoding DUF2996 domain-containing protein has product MSGEPTPETSVPEEATAKKPPRSKAAAPESDAAEAPAKAAGKKAAKAKEEKPFEQEITEDVIPAAIAAFQKRGVTDLQLRLEGKTLLGSFAGGKKQFSVLFAEGSLNGRKFFRCTTEGSPASTIESFMIDERRVDVNLLVFYLVQRLYAQQWY; this is encoded by the coding sequence ATGTCTGGAGAACCTACCCCCGAAACCTCGGTGCCTGAAGAGGCCACAGCCAAGAAGCCCCCTCGATCCAAAGCGGCTGCCCCTGAGTCTGATGCTGCTGAAGCGCCTGCAAAAGCGGCGGGTAAGAAAGCCGCCAAGGCCAAAGAAGAAAAACCCTTTGAGCAAGAAATCACCGAGGATGTGATCCCAGCTGCCATCGCTGCCTTTCAAAAACGGGGCGTGACCGATCTACAACTGCGCCTCGAGGGGAAAACGCTGCTTGGCTCCTTTGCGGGCGGGAAAAAGCAATTTAGCGTGTTGTTTGCCGAGGGATCCCTGAACGGTCGGAAGTTCTTTCGCTGTACCACCGAGGGATCCCCGGCCAGCACCATTGAGTCTTTTATGATTGATGAGCGGCGGGTGGATGTCAATCTACTGGTGTTTTACTTGGTCCAGCGGCTTTATGCCCAACAGTGGTATTGA
- a CDS encoding NAD(P)H-quinone oxidoreductase subunit M — protein sequence MLKCTTRHVHIFAGEVTANNDFLPREDLFTLDVDPDNELVWNDAALQKVYARFEELVAAYQGRDLTEYNMRRIGSDLEHFIRSLLKQGEIAYNLQGRTPNFSMGFPQIPAEEIVGQYIPKG from the coding sequence ATGCTGAAATGCACCACCCGCCACGTCCATATCTTTGCTGGTGAGGTCACTGCCAACAACGACTTTTTGCCCCGAGAAGACCTGTTTACCTTGGATGTTGACCCGGACAACGAGCTGGTCTGGAATGATGCCGCTCTGCAGAAGGTGTATGCCCGCTTTGAGGAGTTGGTGGCTGCTTACCAAGGAAGGGACTTGACGGAGTACAACATGCGCCGCATTGGGTCGGATCTGGAGCACTTCATTCGCTCTCTGCTCAAACAAGGGGAGATCGCCTACAACCTTCAGGGCCGTACCCCGAACTTCAGCATGGGCTTCCCTCAGATTCCGGCGGAAGAGATTGTCGGCCAGTACATTCCCAAAGGCTAG
- a CDS encoding aldo/keto reductase yields the protein MQSINLGKTGLKVFVAPQRLCDRRCLGTMTDGNKQGRDWVLMEAESCPFFQAALGAGINFFDTADRYSLGMKEE from the coding sequence ATGCAATCTATCAATCTGGGCAAAACGGGCTTGAAAGTCTTTGTTGCTCCGCAACGCTTGTGCGACCGACGATGCTTGGGCACCATGACTGATGGCAACAAACAGGGGCGGGATTGGGTGCTGATGGAAGCGGAGAGCTGCCCCTTTTTTCAAGCGGCCTTGGGAGCAGGCATCAATTTTTTCGATACTGCCGATAGGTATTCTTTAGGAATGAAAGAGGAATGA
- a CDS encoding M55 family metallopeptidase, giving the protein MKVYISADIEGITGIDHWDEATIGQPGYELFREQMTREVIAACEGSLAAGATHITVKDAHDSGRNLIPDRLPEPVQLIRGWSGHPYCMVQELDRSYDALILIGYHSPAGSGANPLAHTYTTEVSQIRLNGQRISEFHLVSFTAAHEGIPVVFLAGDADLCAEAKAYDPTIQTVITHKGIGQSVIAQHPQRTLQAIREGVEGSLRRLKEYRPRPLPEHFLLEVDYKEPSRAYRKSFYPGCQLVADATVHLQVSDWFEVLRALEFIVLT; this is encoded by the coding sequence ATGAAAGTTTATATCAGCGCCGACATCGAAGGGATCACCGGAATCGACCATTGGGATGAAGCCACCATTGGCCAACCCGGTTATGAGCTGTTTCGAGAGCAAATGACCCGCGAGGTGATTGCCGCTTGCGAGGGATCCCTGGCTGCCGGAGCCACCCATATCACCGTCAAAGATGCTCACGATTCTGGGCGTAATCTCATCCCGGACCGACTCCCCGAACCGGTACAGCTGATCCGGGGCTGGAGCGGGCACCCCTACTGCATGGTGCAGGAGTTGGATCGCAGTTATGATGCCTTGATCCTGATTGGCTACCATTCCCCCGCCGGCTCCGGTGCTAACCCCCTTGCCCACACCTACACCACTGAAGTCAGCCAAATCCGATTGAATGGCCAACGCATTTCTGAGTTCCATCTGGTCAGCTTCACCGCCGCCCACGAAGGGATCCCGGTGGTTTTTCTGGCCGGGGATGCGGACTTGTGTGCGGAAGCGAAGGCTTATGATCCCACCATTCAAACGGTGATTACCCACAAAGGAATCGGTCAATCGGTGATCGCCCAGCATCCGCAGCGCACTCTACAAGCCATCCGAGAAGGGGTGGAGGGATCCCTGCGGCGCCTTAAGGAGTATCGGCCTCGCCCCCTGCCGGAGCACTTTCTTCTGGAGGTGGACTACAAAGAGCCTTCCCGCGCCTATCGCAAGTCTTTTTATCCCGGTTGCCAGTTGGTTGCGGATGCTACGGTTCACCTGCAGGTTTCCGATTGGTTCGAGGTGCTGCGGGCTCTGGAGTTTATTGTGCTGACCTAG